CCCCGGAAATTGTTGATCCTGAAGTTCATGGAATACCTCCCATTCACAATGAGATAGCATATTTTCGTGCCGGGAGAACCCTCGATGATATGGTGGATCTTAAACCTATTATTTCAGAGGGATTCTGGATAGAAAAGGTTTTTGTTAAGCCTCAGAGTGGTGGTGGATTTTTGGTTCAGGAAGAGGGAAGAGAAACGCTTGCTATTCCTGCGGAGATGAATTTTCAGGCGGTGTTTGAATTGGGGGATACCCAGGCAGAACCGTTTAAACCTCCGCTGTTGGGGATTACGTGTTTGGGTCCTTCACACGGATTTGATCCTTACCAGAACACCTCGGGATTTATTCTCTGGATCAACAAAATTGGTATCATGGTTGATCCGCCGGTGAATTCCACTTTTTGGCTAAGCCAGTCGAACGTCAATCCAAAACTTATTGATAGTGTGATACTCACCCATTGTCATGCTGATCATGATGCGGGAACGTTTCAGAAGATTTTGGAAGAATTTCGGATAAAGATCTACACTACCCCTACCGTGATGCAGAGTTTTTTGCGAAAATATTCGGCTCTCACGAGGATTCCGGCAAGTCGGCTGATGGAGATGTTTGATTTTTGTCCAGTGATGATCCACAGTCCGGTGAATATCCATGGAGCGATTTTTCATTTCTTTTATACGCTCCATTCGATTCCTACCGTGGGATTTCGTTTTGTCTATAGAAATCGAACCTTTGTGTATTCCTCGGATCATCTCAATCATCCTCCAACAATCGAGAAACTCTACCAGGATGGTGTTATCGATGAAAAACGAAGGGAAGAGCTTCTGAATTTCCCCTGGGAGAGTGATATCATCTACCATGAAGCAGGAATACCTCCTCTTCATACGCCGGTAAGTTATCTGAATTCTCTTCCCGTGGAGCTTCAAAAAAAGATTACCGTTTACCATATTGCAGAAAAAGATTTTCCTAAAGAGACGTATCTTACGCTGGCAAGGTTTGGGATTGCCAGTACCCTGTATCCTCAGGTTGATACCTACCGTTTTGAGGAGGCGTATGAGATTCTTGATGCGTTTAGTAGAATTGAGGTATTTCGAGGACTTCCTTTTGAGCGGGTCAAAGATCTTTTGCTTGTGGTGAAAAAGGAACACTTTTCTCGTGGGGATATCATCATCCAGAAAGGGACAAAGGGGGATAAGTTTTATCTGATTCTCTCGGGAAATGTGGTGATTGAGGATGAGGATGATGAGAAGAACCGTAAAGTTTATGGAAACTATGAGTATTTTGGAGAGATTTCTCTGGTGGAAGATACCCCACGGAAGGCAACAGTGAAGGCACTTACAAATGTGGATGCTTTTGTGATTGAGAAGGAGGCTTTTCTCCGGTTGGTGGAGGGAACCTCGATTTTAGAGAAAATCAGGCATATTGCTCGTTTGCGCAATGGTGAAACCTGGGCAGTTATCAGGGCAAATCCGTATTTTAAGAAGTTGACATCTGCTCAGATTACTGATCTGGAGGAGATACTTCATCGTGTAGAACTTCAAAAGGGTGCTGTGCTTGTTGAGGGTGGAAAATCCTGTGAATGGGTGTATATTCTGGCTCGTGGAGAGGTGGAAGGGGATAACGGTGAAAAGATTTCTCAAATGGGGGCTTTTGTGGGGGATCCTGTGTGTGTTCGAGAGAAGGGAATATCGGAGGTAACCTATCGGGTTAAGACGTTAGCTATCCTTTATCGGATGCTAGCAAGGGATTTTATCCGTTTTCTTGATCATAACCCCGGGGTGTGGATGCATATGGTGTTTGGGGGATAGTTTTTGATTATAGTTAATATCCGGGATAGGGATGGTAGAGAAGATTCTGGTACCCCATATATCGGGGAAAAGACGGTTAATGGTATGCTGGGAGACGAAGGTGTTGGCCTTTTGTTTTTTTGGAAGAGGGGATTATTTTCAGTGTGAGTAGTTTTTGGGATTTTTTTTAGTTTTAGAAGAGTTGCTATTACCCTGTTGCAGTGGAAAGTTGAGTGTTGGGAGCTATTACCTTGTTGCAGTGAATATGTGGGTTTTCATAGCTATTGCCTTGTTTCAGGGGAAAAGCTCTTGCTATTACCGTGTTGCAGTGGACTGAGGGGGCTTGAAAGCTATTCCCTTGTTGCAGTATAGGGGGAAGAAAAGTTTTTTTGCTTTTACCATATCACAGTGAGGGGGAAACCCCTAAGCTATTCCCTTATTGCAGTATGGGCTATAGGAGAAAGGCTATTACCTTATCGCAGTGAGCAAACTTGCTGTTTCCTTGTTGCAGTGAGTGTGAAAAATTCCCCTGCTCTTCCTTTCTTGCAGGAGAACAAGTTTCCGGTTGCCAGGTAAAGAAATGTCTCGAGACGAGGGGGTCATCTCGATACGCTCCTGCGGAGCTACTCGATGACCGCCCTCGATACGCCCCGTTGGGGCTACTCGGTGACCGGGTAATGTCGCTCGTCGAGTAACGGAGTGTATCGAGACGAGCGGGTTGCTTCGATACGCTGCGCTACTCGGTGACCAAAAAGCCCTATCGCAGGAAATCTCTTGTCCCACACACTGCAAAAAGGTAAGAGCATTTTTCTCAACCCCCAAAATCTCCCCATCGATCTTACTTTTAAAATATATAAAACATCTTTTTTAACAAATATAACAAAAAATTTTCGATATATATAGTATGAAAAAATTTTTTCAAGGAGAAAACCATGGAAAAGGATTTTTTCACACTCTCAGAAAACGGGGCCTACCAGATCCTCGAAAAAGCCCTCTGGCCAGAGGGGGCAATTTGCCCACGGTGTAAAGAAAAAGCGCATCTTCTCTCGTGCCGGCTCGTGTATCAGTGCCCCAAGTGCGGAAGACAATTTTCCTTAAAAAGCCAGTCCATCATGCGAAAAAGTCACCTCTCGCCAAAAATCTGGCTTTCTGCCATGTTTCTTGTCTGCCAGGATGGTGGCATAAACGCCGTCAAACTCTCGAAACTTCTTCATATCAGCTACAAGGCAAGCTGGCTTCTTCTTCAGAAGCTGCGAAGCCTTATGCGGCTTACCACTCGCCATCACACGAAATCCCTCCGAAAGCTTGTCAAAACCTTTTTCTTTCTTTCTGGCATCAAACGCCGCCAAAGAAAAAACTTTTCCCCCATGCAGGTTGTCGAAATTGATGCGGATGATACCCCTTCTAAACTTCACATCCATCTTGTAGATGATGTAAGTCATCACTGGATTTCAGACTTTTTTGGCAAGTTTTTCCGCCACACCTCGGTGGAAAAAAGAACGCCTTGGCTTTCCCACCTTAACGATGGGTTGAAAAACCTTCTTGAAGACGTCTATCACTATGGTTGTCGAAAGCACATGCAGCGCTATCTTGATGAGTTTTGCTTTCGGTTTAACATCGAGGGGGTTTCTTCCAGGCTTGAGGAGCTTTTAAGAAGGCTTGGCAAACGTCGCCAGCTTCTCCCGTGGAAAAAACTCGTCACCGAGCCGCTTATTCTTCCCATCTGGGGGTTTTCTTTTTCTTTTTCTCAAAACATTTCCTGTGCCTGTCAAATAGAAAACTAAAAGTTTTTGTTTTTTTTTTTGGAAAACTTTTCGTTGTCCTCTACGAAAAAGGCAAAAAAGCGTTTTTCCTTACAAAAAAGAAGTGGAAAAAGGGATAAAAACCCCATGCTCTTCCCTTGTTGCAGTAAGGGACAAGGGGATTTGGGTGGTAGCTATTACTTTGTCGCAGGAAAAGAGAACTGCTCTTACTTTTTCGCAGCAGAAATGTGAAAGAAAAAACTGTGATAAGGTAAGAGCTTTTGTTTTTTTAGATTCCTTTTTTGTAAAAGGTTTCATCCAGAGGGGAATTTTTTATGAAAGGGAAGAAATCGAGGCGTACTGCTCTTACCCTGTTTCAGTCCTTCTGGGGTTTGTGAAAGGTTTTTTTACTGCAACAAGGGAAGAGCTATTCTTAATCCTCCCTACCACAATAAAAAAACAACTGTCTCCTCTTTTTTAAAAAGATATGATCAAGAGTATATTTCCGAAAAAGAGAATATCCTTTGAATGCAAGATACTTTTATTTCCATATATAAAATATTTTTATATTAAAATATTACAATGAAGAAGATAATGTCTAAAAAACAATTGTCAAAATCCGTGCTTTTTCTAACATGGTTTGGCCATCGGATTGTTCATAACATTTTCGCTTTTTATTCTTTTTTGTAGTATAATAAGAAAGAAAAATTGCGAGGGAGGAAAACAATGCGAAAGATTTGTGTTTTGTGGTTTATGACGATGGTAGTCCTGGGACACGCTCAGGGTGCAAACAAAACAGGATCATCTCAAGTTTCTATGAAGCCCAAAAATATCATTTTGCTCATTGGTGATGGGTTTGGTGTCTCCCATCTCTCAAGTCGTCTACTCATAGAGAAGAATATCTGGAAGCATTTTCCCCGATTGGCTCTCATGACAACTTTTGCGGAAAACAATCTGGTAACGGATTCAGCAGCAGGAGGTACGGCTCTTGCTACTGGTTTTAAAACGAAAAATGGCTTTATTGCAGTTTCTCCGACAGGAGAGTCACTGCCTACGCTGATGGAGTATGCCAAAAAGAAGGGGAAAGCCACAGGGCTTGTAGTTACTTGTACAGTGACGCATGCTACCCCAGCCGTTTTTTATGCCCATGAGAGTTCCAGGGCGAATGAAAACGCGATTGCTTTGTGGGTAACTAACGAGACCATAGACCTCATGATAGGTGGGGGTTTATCATATTTTGGGTATCGGTTCACCAATGAGGCGATGGTCACTCACTACAATCAATGGGCAGGCGAGGGAACGAATTTTGTTTCTCTGGCTAACTGGATGACCTACCGTGGATGGAAAGTGGTTTCAAATGTTTCAGATCTTTCTCAGGTGAAGGGGACCACAAAAGTGTTAGGGCTTTTAGCTTATGGACATTTACCGTATGTTGCTCAGGGGCGTACTAATAGTCTGGGAGAACTTACCGCAAAGGCTTTAGAACTTCTTTCTCGTGAAAAGAACGGTTTTGTTCTCATGGTGGAGGGTTCTCAGATTGATTGGGCATCTCATGATAATAATGTGACCAACCTGATTCCCGAAATGGAGGATTTTGAACAGGCTGTTGAAGTTGCTTTAGCGTTTGCAGAAAAAGACAAAAATACCCTGGTTGTTGTGACAGCCGATCATGAGACAGGGGGAGTGTCTCTTCCTGGTGGGATAAAAGGGAAGTTTGTGCGTTTGAACTTTTCAAGCAAAGACCATACGGCAGCTATGGTGCCCGTGCTCACCTATGGACCGGGTATGGAAGAGTTTTCCGGCATCCTCGATAACACGGAGGTAGGCCAGAAACTTATCCAGTTTGTAAAATAGCTTTAGTACCATCGGCGACTTGCTTTTCCGAGACCTTGCAACCGAGTTGGATTGATGGGTTTATTGTAACGGCGCACCTCAAAATGGAGGTGAGTGCCGGTTGATCGGCCGGTGTTTCCCATTTTTCCGATGATTTGTCCCTGGTTGACGTATTGTCCTTCTTTTACGGTGGTACTTGCCAGGTGACCATAGACGGTTTCATATCCCATTTGATGTTTGATGATGACACAGAGTCCATAGCCACCCTTCCACCCCACAAAGGTGACACGACCTTCCTTTGCTGCTCGAATAGGGGTGTTGTAGCGAGCCGCGATATCAATACCAGCATGGTATCCCCGTCTCCTAGTGAATGGATCAATACGGATGCCAAATCCCGAGGTAAACCTCCCTCGGACAGGTTTTGCAAAGAGGTAGCCAAGAGCTTTAGCGCGTTCTTCTGTAGTGAGGGATGCTCCAGGAAGGAAGAGAATATCTCCTGGCATAAGAGCATCAGCTTCTTCTATATCGTTGTAATCCAGGATATCTTCAATTTCTACCTTGTATTTTTTGGCTATTTTTTCGAGGGTATCGTCTTTTTTGACAGTATAGAGAACCCCATCCAGATTGGGAACAAGAATTTTATTGCCGGGTCTGAGAAAATGAGCATTATCAAGACTATTGAGACTTATAAGACTATCCATGGATGTGCCAAGTTTTTTTGCGATAGAGGTAAGGGATTCTCCTGGTTGTACCTCATAGAAATAAAAGTGAAGATCTTTTGTGGCGTTTGAGGAGATAGGTTCACTTCCACCAACACCGCGAGGGATGAGATACTCGTTAATCTGTTTTTGAAGGGAAAGTTCTCCGATGGAAGAGGTTTTTTGATGGTTTTGTCTTTTTTCTAGACCTTCGAAGGCGAAGAAGAGGCTAAGGCATCCAATGACTCCCCCAATTATAAGGAGAAGGGGGGTGAAGGAGGAAAAAAGTTTCGGTTGATCATCGTGGGTCTTTCGAGTTTTTCTGGAAATATGTTTTTCATCGGTTTGATGAGAAAAAAGACGTTTTCCTGAGAAGTAGTTTTTGTAGTCTCGCATCCCGAACTCCTATTGCATCTCTCTTTCAATTATCGGTAGATAGGCTTTCATTCTTTATGGCTAAAAGGGTTTTTCGGAGATCATTGTGTGCTCGAACGTCGTGAACGCGAACGATGGCCGCTCCCTCTAACCAGGTGTACATATGGGCTCCCAGGGTGCTAAAGAGTCTTTCTTCAGGAGGAAGGGGGTTGTGTGGGGAGAGAATCTTTCCGAGCGTGGATTTTCGTGATGCTCCAACAAGGACGGGCAGTCCAAAACTTCGGAATGCAGCTGTGTGTTTGAGGATGGTGAGGTTGTGTTTTGCGGTTTTCCCAAAGCCGATACAGGGATCGACTATGAGGAGTTCTTTTTTAACTCCCTGTTTGGTGAGGGAGAGGATTCTTTCTTCAAAATATTCCACAAGTTCCTTGATAACATTCTCGTATGTTGGGTTGACTTGCATATTCTTTGGAGTACCCTTGATGTGTCCTATGATACCAATAGCTTGAGTTTTTACCAGCACATCGGTCATAGCGGGATCAAATGTAAAACCACTGATATCATTGATGATATCAGCTCCGGCCTCTACAGCTCTTTGCGCAACAAGAGCTTTGGTAGTGTCAATAGAGATAGGTATATCGAGCTTTTTTGTGAGAGATTGAATGATGGGTATAGTTCGGGAGAGTTCTTCTTCGACAGGTATGGGATCAGAACCGGGACGTGTTGATTCGCCACCGATGTCGATAATATCAGCCCCTTCTTCGCGCATCTGTTCAGCACGGCGGATGGCATCCTCTACAGAGAGGTATCGTCCCCCGTCAAAAAAAGAATCGGGGGTGATATTGAGGATTCCCATAATGAGTGGTTGGGTATATGAGATGGTTTTTCCGTGGGGAGATGTCTGAGTCGTTATCGGACGCTGGAGGTTATTGAGAAGGATTTCTAGTTTTTCATTGAGAGAGACAAGGGTAGGGTAGGGATGAATTTTGAGTTTCTGAACAAAGTTTCTCAGCACAGACATAGTTCCGAGGAGGATAACATCAGTTTTTTCAATCTCACAGCTGACGCTTTTTTCGTGGACGATGGCGTCTCCTTTGAGAGAGAGCATCTCCTGTTTGATGATGTTGGCCATGGCTGGTTTGATGCTATGGATATAGATGGGAATGATATGGGTTTTTTGGCTAAAAATGCTTACAGCACGGGGATCACATCCCACGCGGAGAATGTCGTCTTTGATAGTTTCTTGTGGATACCAGAGGGGGTAGAGGGTCATTATTTTATCCTTAATACACTGTAATCATATATCAGCCACTGGCCGTTGACGTTTTGGTAGAGTTTAAAGGTATACCGGAGGATATAACTCTGGCTACGGACACCAAACTCTACATCAGAGACAACCTCTGCTTCTTTTCCTTTAATGATGGCTTCTTTCACAGAATAGGAGATGATTCTATCCTGCCAGTGAACGGTAAGGTATTTTTTGAAGTCTTCCACGATCTGGAGGCGATTTCTGCCTGTTCTTGCTGAGAGATAGGCCCCTTTAAAGTCATCAAATGCCAACAAAAGCTTTTCGGCGTCTATGTGAAAAAGAAATCTCTCCCAGTCTTTTTTACTTTTTGCATCCCAGAGATTGGCGATAACCTCATAAGGAGGAAGTTTTTGAAGAGCGATAAAATTTTCCTGGCGTTTAATATCCTCTTGAACCACAGCTTCTTCCACAACCTGTGGTGGTTTAATAAGGATTTTGTATGTAAACGAACGCTGAACTTCGTTGGTGAGATCTGGTCTCCGGTAAAAAAGCCCATTGATGGAATAATATCCTACCTCAGAGAGTTGAAACCACTCATTAATGTTAATGTCTTTTGAGAAGGATTCTCCTGGCATGAGGATAATTTGCCTTGCACTGGCAAGGTCAGAAGCAAGCAAAGCCTTTTCCACGCGAAAATCATCTCGTAATTCGACGGGGGTATTTTTTGTAGTTCTTATATCGAAAAAGAATGTTTCATAGATAAGGGGAGAGACAAAAATTTCTTGAGGTTTATCGGAAAGATTATACACCAGGATCTGGACGGGTATATCCTCGTTGATTCGGTAGGCTTGTTGGTAGAATTTAAGCTCTACCTGTAAATCGTCTGTCGCATAAAGTGCCCCGGCCATGCAGCAAAGAAGAAGACAACGCTTCATGTCTACTCCTCGATTCTTGTTCTTTTTTATGGTATCGGATTTTTTTTCTTCAAGCTTGAATTTACGAGATACTTGACGATTACGAGGTTCTTTGAGTATATTTTAATCAAAAATTCGAGAAAAGGAGTGAAGCTATGGCAAAAGATCTATTGTTTTCGAGTGAAGCACATCAAAAGATTCTCTCAGGTGTTGAGAAATTGGCCCGTGCGGTGGGTGCAACTCTTGGTCCCCGCGGTCGAAACGTGGTGATCGACAAGAAGTTTGGAGCACCTACGATCACCAAAGATGGTGTAACGGTAGCCAAGGAAATCGAACTCGAAGACAAGTTCGAAAACATGGGTGCTCAGCTGGTAAAAGAAGTGGCAACCAAAACCAACGATATTGCGGGTGATGGTACCACGACGGCCACGGTGCTGGCTCACGCGATTATTCGCGAGGGTTTCAAAAATGTCACTGCTGGAAGCAACCCCACCTTGATTAAGAAGGGGATTGACAAAGCTGTTGAGGCAGTGGTTGCTGAGCTTAAGAAGCTTTCTAAAAAAGTGGATGATCGTGAAGAGATCCGCGATGTGGCAGCTATCTCTTCGAACAATGACAAAACTATCGGAGAATTTATCGCTGAGGCTATGGACAAGGTTGGAAAAGACGGTGTGATTACTGTTGAAGAGTCCAAGTCTCTCGATACATATGTGGATGTTGTGGAGGGTATGCAGTTTGATCGTGGCTATCTTTCTCCCTATATGGTAACCAATGCAGAGACGATGGTCGCAGAGCTCGAAGATCCTTTCATTCTTCTCTATGATAAGAAAATTGCCTCTATTAAAGAGATTGTTCCTCTTCTTGAAAAGATTGCTCAGTCCGGGCGACCTCTCTTGATTGTAGCCGAGGATGTAGAGGGTGAGGCTCTTGCTACATTGATCGTGAACAAGCTGCGTGGTACGTTGAACTGTGTGGCTGTAAAGGCTCCTGCGTTTGGCGATCGCCGCAAGGCAATGCTTGAGGATATTGCTATTCTCACTGGTGGCCAGGTGATTTCTGAAGAAAAGGGTATGAAGCTTGAAAATGCTACTCTGGCTGACCTCGGTCGTGCAAAGAAAGTGAAAGTTGACAAGGAAAATACCACCATCGTCAGTGGTGCCGGAAAGAAAGAAGCTATCGAGGCTCGTATCAAACAGATCAAGAAACAGATTGAGGATACGACTTCTGATTATGATCGCGAAAAACTTCAGGAGAGACTTGCAAAGCTTGCCGGTGGTGTTGCTGTGATCCGTGTTGGTGCTGCCACTGAGGTTGAGCTCAAAGAGAAGAAAGCCCGCGTTGAAGATGCTCTCTCTGCTACCAAAGCAGCCGTAGAAGAGGGTATCGTTCCTGGAGGTGGTCTCTCCTTGATTCTTGCCCAGAAAGCTCTTGAGGGACTCAAAGGTGCCAATGAAGAGGAACAGGTAGGTATTGAGATTGTTCGTCGTGCCCTTGAGGCTCCTATGCGCATGATTGCTGACAATTCCGGTATCGACGGTTCTGTGGTGGTGCACCGTGCAAAAGAGTCCAAGAATGGGATGGGGTATAACGCTCTTACCAACGAATGGGTAGATATGATGAAGGCAGGTATTATTGATCCTGTGAAGGTTGAACGCACTGCTCTTCAGAATGCTGCTTCTATTGCAGGGCTTCTCCTTACCACTGAGGTGATGATTACGGATAAGCCTGAGAAGGAAAAAGCTCCTGCTCCTGCTGCTGGTATGGGAGATATGTATTAAGCAAAATGTAGGCGCCCCTTGTGGGCGCCTTTTTTGTTCTCGTATGGAAATGTCTTGTGGTGAAGTGGGTACCATGAGGATAAAGTACGAAACATTTGAATTCTTTCATACTATGAGAGATACGTTTTCTTTGGTTCGGCGAAAGCCAGTATTGTTGGTGAAAAGAAAATGTTTTTGGTTAAAAGTGTTCTTTCCTTTTTCAATAAAAGCATGAAATCGTTTCAAGAGAAAATTTTTTATAAAAATTTTTCTTTTCCTGGATTTTGTGTTATACTAATGGAGAAGTTTTTTAAGGAGTGAATATGGGGATTTTTACCTCTCTTCTTTATGCTATTATCGGGACGAAACAGCAACGGGATATTAAAAAGCTTCGTCCCTTTGTAGAAAAGGTGAATGCCTTTGAACCGGTCATATCGACTCTTTCGAATGATGCTCTGGCACACAAGACCGAAGAGTTTAAACAGAGGCTTGCAGGGGGAGAAACCCTGGATGATATCTTGCCTGAAGCCTACGCGGTGGTACGAGAAGTGGCCAAACGTACTTTGAATATGCGTCATTTTGATGTGCAAATCATGGGTGGCGTGGTTCTTCATCAGGGCAAGATTGCGGAGATGAAAACAGGGGAGGGAAAAACCCTTGTAGCCACTCTTCCGCTTTATCTGAATGCCCTGACAGGCAAAGGTGCTCATCTTGTGACGGTAAATGATTATCTGGCTCGACGTGATGCGGTCTGGATGGGACCAATTTACAGATTTTTGGGGCTTTCTGTGGGCATTATCAACCACGAAAAGAGCTACTATGTTGACTGGGAAGACATCAGCCAGTATAAAACAACCTACCGGGAATGTAGTAGGCAGGAAGCTTACCGATGTGATATCACTTACGGTACCAACAATGAGTTCGGGTTTGACTATCTCCGGGATAACATGGTTTTTGCCAGAGAACAAAAGGTTCAACGAGGGCATTATTATGCTATCGTGGATGAGGTGGATTCGATTCTTATCGATGAGGCGCGGACAC
This sequence is a window from Thermospira aquatica. Protein-coding genes within it:
- a CDS encoding alkaline phosphatase, with the translated sequence MRKICVLWFMTMVVLGHAQGANKTGSSQVSMKPKNIILLIGDGFGVSHLSSRLLIEKNIWKHFPRLALMTTFAENNLVTDSAAGGTALATGFKTKNGFIAVSPTGESLPTLMEYAKKKGKATGLVVTCTVTHATPAVFYAHESSRANENAIALWVTNETIDLMIGGGLSYFGYRFTNEAMVTHYNQWAGEGTNFVSLANWMTYRGWKVVSNVSDLSQVKGTTKVLGLLAYGHLPYVAQGRTNSLGELTAKALELLSREKNGFVLMVEGSQIDWASHDNNVTNLIPEMEDFEQAVEVALAFAEKDKNTLVVVTADHETGGVSLPGGIKGKFVRLNFSSKDHTAAMVPVLTYGPGMEEFSGILDNTEVGQKLIQFVK
- the groL gene encoding chaperonin GroEL (60 kDa chaperone family; promotes refolding of misfolded polypeptides especially under stressful conditions; forms two stacked rings of heptamers to form a barrel-shaped 14mer; ends can be capped by GroES; misfolded proteins enter the barrel where they are refolded when GroES binds), whose amino-acid sequence is MAKDLLFSSEAHQKILSGVEKLARAVGATLGPRGRNVVIDKKFGAPTITKDGVTVAKEIELEDKFENMGAQLVKEVATKTNDIAGDGTTTATVLAHAIIREGFKNVTAGSNPTLIKKGIDKAVEAVVAELKKLSKKVDDREEIRDVAAISSNNDKTIGEFIAEAMDKVGKDGVITVEESKSLDTYVDVVEGMQFDRGYLSPYMVTNAETMVAELEDPFILLYDKKIASIKEIVPLLEKIAQSGRPLLIVAEDVEGEALATLIVNKLRGTLNCVAVKAPAFGDRRKAMLEDIAILTGGQVISEEKGMKLENATLADLGRAKKVKVDKENTTIVSGAGKKEAIEARIKQIKKQIEDTTSDYDREKLQERLAKLAGGVAVIRVGAATEVELKEKKARVEDALSATKAAVEEGIVPGGGLSLILAQKALEGLKGANEEEQVGIEIVRRALEAPMRMIADNSGIDGSVVVHRAKESKNGMGYNALTNEWVDMMKAGIIDPVKVERTALQNAASIAGLLLTTEVMITDKPEKEKAPAPAAGMGDMY
- the folP gene encoding dihydropteroate synthase; the protein is MTLYPLWYPQETIKDDILRVGCDPRAVSIFSQKTHIIPIYIHSIKPAMANIIKQEMLSLKGDAIVHEKSVSCEIEKTDVILLGTMSVLRNFVQKLKIHPYPTLVSLNEKLEILLNNLQRPITTQTSPHGKTISYTQPLIMGILNITPDSFFDGGRYLSVEDAIRRAEQMREEGADIIDIGGESTRPGSDPIPVEEELSRTIPIIQSLTKKLDIPISIDTTKALVAQRAVEAGADIINDISGFTFDPAMTDVLVKTQAIGIIGHIKGTPKNMQVNPTYENVIKELVEYFEERILSLTKQGVKKELLIVDPCIGFGKTAKHNLTILKHTAAFRSFGLPVLVGASRKSTLGKILSPHNPLPPEERLFSTLGAHMYTWLEGAAIVRVHDVRAHNDLRKTLLAIKNESLSTDN
- a CDS encoding peptidoglycan DD-metalloendopeptidase family protein; the protein is MRDYKNYFSGKRLFSHQTDEKHISRKTRKTHDDQPKLFSSFTPLLLIIGGVIGCLSLFFAFEGLEKRQNHQKTSSIGELSLQKQINEYLIPRGVGGSEPISSNATKDLHFYFYEVQPGESLTSIAKKLGTSMDSLISLNSLDNAHFLRPGNKILVPNLDGVLYTVKKDDTLEKIAKKYKVEIEDILDYNDIEEADALMPGDILFLPGASLTTEERAKALGYLFAKPVRGRFTSGFGIRIDPFTRRRGYHAGIDIAARYNTPIRAAKEGRVTFVGWKGGYGLCVIIKHQMGYETVYGHLASTTVKEGQYVNQGQIIGKMGNTGRSTGTHLHFEVRRYNKPINPTRLQGLGKASRRWY
- a CDS encoding cAMP/cGMP-dependent 3',5'-cyclic-AMP/GMP phosphodiesterase, with the protein product MTFKPLTELTLPVTSLPRGGYLVDTNAGYIQFGSPPETLKDTIFLPKGVPYYFVLPMEHFHPSVGMSVAEIEFPIYYNFFLKKKKTTIYVQPDHIENLKIVLQEAIFGPQQLNIAPEIVDPEVHGIPPIHNEIAYFRAGRTLDDMVDLKPIISEGFWIEKVFVKPQSGGGFLVQEEGRETLAIPAEMNFQAVFELGDTQAEPFKPPLLGITCLGPSHGFDPYQNTSGFILWINKIGIMVDPPVNSTFWLSQSNVNPKLIDSVILTHCHADHDAGTFQKILEEFRIKIYTTPTVMQSFLRKYSALTRIPASRLMEMFDFCPVMIHSPVNIHGAIFHFFYTLHSIPTVGFRFVYRNRTFVYSSDHLNHPPTIEKLYQDGVIDEKRREELLNFPWESDIIYHEAGIPPLHTPVSYLNSLPVELQKKITVYHIAEKDFPKETYLTLARFGIASTLYPQVDTYRFEEAYEILDAFSRIEVFRGLPFERVKDLLLVVKKEHFSRGDIIIQKGTKGDKFYLILSGNVVIEDEDDEKNRKVYGNYEYFGEISLVEDTPRKATVKALTNVDAFVIEKEAFLRLVEGTSILEKIRHIARLRNGETWAVIRANPYFKKLTSAQITDLEEILHRVELQKGAVLVEGGKSCEWVYILARGEVEGDNGEKISQMGAFVGDPVCVREKGISEVTYRVKTLAILYRMLARDFIRFLDHNPGVWMHMVFGG
- a CDS encoding IS1595 family transposase, which translates into the protein MEKDFFTLSENGAYQILEKALWPEGAICPRCKEKAHLLSCRLVYQCPKCGRQFSLKSQSIMRKSHLSPKIWLSAMFLVCQDGGINAVKLSKLLHISYKASWLLLQKLRSLMRLTTRHHTKSLRKLVKTFFFLSGIKRRQRKNFSPMQVVEIDADDTPSKLHIHLVDDVSHHWISDFFGKFFRHTSVEKRTPWLSHLNDGLKNLLEDVYHYGCRKHMQRYLDEFCFRFNIEGVSSRLEELLRRLGKRRQLLPWKKLVTEPLILPIWGFSFSFSQNISCACQIEN